ATTTTCCGCAGCGAAACAGAGCGCTTCAAACCAAGGCTGTCGGCAGCTTCCCACTGGCCGTTCGGAACGGCCTGGATACCGGAACGGACAACTTCGGCGACATAGGTTGACGTATAGATCGTCAGACCGATGAGAACCGACATGAATTCCGGCGAAATGTTATAACCGCCGCGAATGTTGAAGCCCTTGAGTTCCGGGATGTCCATTTCGGTCGGTGCGCCGCCGGCAATATAGGCGATCAGGACAAAACCAACCAGAATACCAACGCTGGCCCAGAAAATCGGGAAGGGCTGGCCGGTGGCATCCAGACGTTTGGCTGCCCATTTCTTGACGAAATAGATAACCACAAACGCAAGAATTGCAGCAATCCCCATGAAATCATAGGCATTGTCGGCAACCGGAACCGGGATATACATCCCGCGATTGGTCAGCAGAACATCGGGCAGGGGCTGCAGGGCATTACGCGCTGCAGGAAATGCGCCCGGAATGATCGCATACCAGAAGAAAAGCTGAAGCAGAACCGGAATATTCCGGAATGTCTCGACATAAACCGTGGCGAGCTTGCGCACAATCCAGTTCGACGAAAGACGTGCAACACCAAAGATCGTGCCAATGATGGTACACAGAACGATGCCGAGAAATGCGACCTTGACGGTGTTAAGCAGGCCGACCATGAGTGCCGTTGCATAGCTGCTGCGCGGCGTATAGTCGATCATGCTTTCGCTGATCCCGAACGATGCTTCCAGATTAAGGAAGCCATAACCGGTTGAGATGTTTTGCCGTTCCAGGTTGTCCAGGGTGTTGGACACCAGATACCAGCCAGCCAATATGACAAGACCGATCGCAATGATCTGATAAATTACAGCGCGAACGTTTTCGTCATTCAGGTAATCGGCGAGGCCTTTGGAACGGACACCCCCCGGGGCCTGTTGAGTCTTACTCATCTGTCCCTCAGGTGTAGATTGTATCCAATATGCAGATGCTCTAACGAAAAGCTCCGCCCCGGCAAAAAAGGCCAGTGGGCGGAGCTCATTTCGTCTACGAAGACCGGTACGATTAACGGACCGGAATAGCGTACTGCAGACCACCGTCAGTCCACAAAGCGTTCAGACCACGTTCCAGGCCCAGCTTTGCGGTTACGTTGGCTTTGTAGCTTTCGCCATAGTTGCCAACCTGTTTGATGATGCGGTAAGCCCATTCTTCGTCAACACCAAGAGCTTCACCCATGCCCGGGGAAACGCCCAGAAGACGCTGGATGCCGGGGTTTTCGCTCTTCTTCATATCGTCAACGTTTCCGCTGTTGACGCCGAGTTCTTCGGCTTCAATCATCGCCATCAGCGACCAGCGAACCAGGTCGGCCCACTGATCGTCACCCTGTGCGACAGCCGGTCCAAGCGGTTCTTTGGAGATGATTTCCGGCAGGATCACATAGTCATCCGGGTTCGGAGCCATGGTCTGACGGACAGATGCAAGACCGGAAGCATCGGTGGTGTAAACGTCACAACGACCAGCAAAGAATGCTGCCGTGGTTTCGTTGATGTTTTCGATAACGACCGGCTCGAAGCTCATGCCCTTGGCGCGGAAATAGTCAGCCAGGTTGAGTTCGGTGGTGGTGCCCGGCTCGACGCAGACGGTTGCACCGTCCAGTTCGGTTGCGTGGGTCACACCAAGAGATTTCGGGACCAGGAAGCCCTGGCCGTCATAGTAGTTAACGCCACCGAAGGTCAGACCCAGTTTCGCATCGCGGGTCAGGGTCCAGGTGGTGTTACGCGACAGAATGTCAATTTCACCAGACTGCAGAGCGGTGAAGCGCTGTGCAGCGGTCATCGGGGTGTACTGAACTTTTTCGGCATCACCCAGAAGTGCTGCTGCCGCTGCGCGGCAAACATCAACGTCAAGGCCTTCCCATTTGCCTTCCGCATTTGCAGCAGAGAAACCCGGCAGACCGGTATTCACGCCGCACTGAACGAAACCTTTGGCCTTGATGCCATCAAGCACAGCGCCAGCGTGGGCGTTGTTTGCGGCAATGGCGGCAACAGACATTGCGCCAGCGGCCAGGATCGTTTTCATTTTCATTTATTAGCTCCCTCATTAGCAAAGCATTCTTAATGGCTTTGGTAACTTCTATGCCACCCCAGACATGCCAAATGGACATATCTGTTCTGTCCTTTTGTTCGGACAGCCAAATTAAGGAATTTTAGGGCCGTATGTGTCAAGTGCGAAAAACAGCGGGTAGGTTGCCGGTGTAGAAATTTTCGCAACAAAAATTGTCTTTTTGGGTAATCAAATTAGCCAAAAAATCGGTACTGAAATGAGGATATCGAATTTATATCTTTTATATCAATGGCTTGTGTTCCTGTCTTTTTGGACAGGTTCGTTTGCCATTTTAGCGCCATTTTTTTTTATGACGCGGTGTTTGTGTGTAAAAAATTGGCAAAAATGTGTCCTGATTAAATTTTGATCGTCGCTGCGATGCGGAATCGGAGCAATTATCGCAGGGGTGAATAATTGCTCTGGTGACCGGCGCTGTTCTCAAGGATTTGAGAAAAAGAATGCCCCGGCATCGTATCTGGATGCCGGGGCATGATATGCGTTTTGCTGCGACGCGAAATCAGCTCTGCAGAATTTCCAGGTCGGCATACAGGTCCAGCGCTTCGGGATTGGCCAGTGCTTCCTGATTCTTTACCGCCCGTCCATGCACCACATCACGCACAGCCAATTCCGTGATTTTGCCCGATTTGGTACGCGGGATATCATCGACCGCAACAATCTTGGCCGGGACGTGGCGTGGCGTGCAGTTATTGCGGATCTGCTTGCGGATACGGTCTGCCAGCGCGTCATCAAGTGTGGTGCCCGGTGTCAGCACCACAAACAGCACCACACGAACGTCGTTGTCCCATTCCTGGCCGATAACGATGGATTCCTGGATTTCAGGCAGCATCTCGACCTGGCGGTAAATTTCCGCTGTACCGATGCGCACGCCACCTGGGTTCAGTGTGGCGTCGGAACGGCCATAAATCACCATGCCGCCATCATCATCAAGCTCTACATAATCGCCATGGCACCATGTGTTGGGGAAGCGATCAAAATAGGCATCGTGGTAGCGCTGCCCATCCGGGTCATTCCAGAAGCCAACCGGCATGGAGGGGAAGGGGGCAGTACAAACCAGCTCACCCTTCTGATTGCGCACCGGTTTTGCTTCATCGTCATACACATTGACTGCAACGCCAAGGGCGCGGGTCTGGATGACGCCGCGGCGTACCGGCAGGACCGGGCTTGCCAGTACAAAACAGCCGAGAATATCGGTGCCACCGGATATCGACGCCAGATGGATGTCTTCTTTGATATCACGATAGACATAATCAAAGCTTTCGGGCGCCAGGGGCGAGCCGGTCGATGTCATGGCGCGCACCGTTGACAAATCGTGGGTTTCGCGCGGTTTCAATTCGGCCTTGGCAAGGGCGTCGATATATTTTGCCGATGTGCCAAACAGGGTCATGCCTTCGGCATCGGCATAATCAAACAGGATATTGCCACTGGGATAGAAGGGGGATCCGTCATAAAGCAGCAGGGTTGCTTCAGCCGCCAGGCCGCCCATCAGCCAGTTCCACATCATCCAGCCGCAGGTGGTGAAATAAAATACCCGGTCACCCGGCGCGACGTCGCAATGCATCAAATGTTCGGAAACCTGCTTTAACAGCGTGCCGCCGGTGCCATGCACAATGCATTTCGGTTTGCCCGTGGTGCCCGATGAAAACATCACATAAAGGGGGTGGTTAAATTCCACCTGTTCGAATTCGATTTTTTCGGCGTCATAGCGACCGGTATAGTCGCCATACGAAACGGCGCCGCGAATGCCGGTGGTGTTTTCACCGTCAAAGGCATATTTGACGATCACAACGGTTTCAATGCTGGGGATGCGGTCAACGACATCCTTTACCTTTTCGCGAATATCGTGGCTTTTGCCATTATAATAGTAGCCATCAACCGTGATCATGACTTTGGGTTCGATCTGCCCAAAGCGGTCTTCAACGCCCTGTACGCCAAAATCGGGCGAGGCGGATGACCATGTGGCACCAATGGCGGCCGTACCGAGCATCGCAATTACGGTTTCAGGCATGTTGGGCATATAGCCGCACACGCGGTCGCCTTTGCCCACGCCCTGGGCGCGCAGGGCCTGTGAAAATTTTGATACGGCAATATTCAAATCGCACCAGGAAAGGCGGGTTTTAACCTTGTCTTCGCCCCAGAAAACCAGCGCATCACTGTGGTCATCGCGGCGCAGCAGGTTTTCGGCAAAGTTCAGCCGTGCTTCGGGGAAAAATTTGGCGCCAGGCATCTGGTGCGGGTTTTCCAGCACCGTGTCGCCCCATTTTTCGGCCTTCAACCCGGCATATTCGATGAATGCTGGCCAGAAGGTTTCCATATCGCTGACGGACCAGTCATACAGATCGACGAAATTTTCCAACTGCAGGTCGTTGCGGTTGTTAAGCCATTCACGAAAGCGCGTAACGTTGGCGTTTTTTATGCGTTCCGGGCTTGGTTGCCAAAGAATGTCCGTCATCGTCGATACCTCTGTTTCCTGCGTCAATGTTGTTATGAATTAAGGGGATGCCACGGTTTGTAACTGTTATCGGTAATTCGGTATCACCCTACCGCTTTTTACGTCGAAATATGCTGCGCGGCAAGAAAACTGGTGTTGCATTGCCGAAGATCGTTAATCGGGAAGTGGTTTATCCTGATGTGTTTTATTGGGTTTAAGAGATAACGCATTGAATTTTATTGGTTCACTGTGAAATGAATCATGCTTGCATATCTGCCAGCAGAATCTAGGCAGCCATTCGGGTTTCGCAACTTTATCCAGGGTCGATGCGACGCGTGGTCATGCGGGGTGCTGCCAGCGTGCGCGAAATTCGCATAAAAACTTTTGCGACGAATAGCTTGCACACCAAAGCAGGGGCAGTAAGCTGCTGGCAATATTTTTATTTCGGAGTTTCGGACATGCCGGGAAAGATTGATCCTTCCTTGCCTTTCAAGCCAGTCAATATCGCCGTGTTGACCGTGAGCGACACGCGCAGCTTTGCGACCGATACGTCGGGCGATATTCTGGTGCAGCGCGCCGAAAAGGCGGGGCATACGGTTATTGACCGTAAAATATTGCCTGACGAGTTTGACCAGCTGGTTGCCCAGTTAAAAGCCTGGTCGGAAGACCCCAGTGTTGATGCGATCATTTCAACCGGTGGAACGGGGGTTACGGGGCGCGATGTCACGACCGAGGCGCACCAGGCCGTTTATGAAAAGGAAATTCCCGGTTTTGGTGAGCTGTTTCGCTGGTTGTCCTACGCCAAAATTGGCACATCGACGATCCAGTCGCGCGCTGTGGCAGGGGTTGCGAACGGCACATATATGTTTGCGCTGCCAGGCTCAAACGGGGCATGCAAGGATGCGTGGGACGATATCCTTGTCTATCAGCTCGATTTCCGGCATCGCCCGTGCAATTTCGTCGAGCTGATGCCGCGCCTGTTGGAAAAGTAAACCGGACGCCCCTGTTTGATCTGCGCTTTATGGCCTGAAATGGCGGTAAACATGCTGTTGCAGGCAAACAGGGTAACGGTGTTATGGAAGATTGATGGATATAATCAGCGATCCGTTTTTTTATGTCGTGGCGATCCCGGCCGTATTGATTGCCGGGGTGTCAAAAAGCGGTTTTGGCGGCGGGCTTGGCGTTGTTTCCGTGCCGTTAATTGCGCTTGCAGTGTCGCCGCAAGTTGCGGCCGCCATTATGTTGCCGATCCTGTGTCTGATGGATTTGGCCAATGTCTGGGCGTATCGCAAAAATTGGGATCGTCGCAACATGATGATCCTGATCCCGGCTGCCCTGATTGGCATTCTCGTCGGTTCATTATCGTTTAACTATCTAAGCGAGGAAGCCGTTAAAATCCTGATCGCGCTTATTGCGATCGGCTTTACGCTTGATCGCTGGTTGCGACGTAAATCGGCGGGGGACCAACCCAAAAAAGCCAAATGGCTGCCTGGTACGTTTTGGGGGGCTATTTCGGGCTTTACCAGTTTCGTTGCCCATTCGGGTGGGCCGCCGATATCCGTGTTTTTGCTGCCGCAGCGGTTGGATAAAACGGTGTTTGTTGGCACAACCGTTATGTTCTTCATCGTTGTGAATTACGTAAAGCTTATTCCATACTGGCTGCTTGGCCAGTTTAACGGGGCGAACCTTGAAACAGCTGCTGTTTTGGCGCCGGTTGCAATTGCTGGCACCTGGCTGGGGCTTTGGGCGCATGACAAAATCAACGAGGTTCTGTTTTACCGCGTTTGTTATGTGCTGTTGCTGGTGACGGGACTGAAACTGTTGTGGGATGGACTATCGCATTTCGGAATGCTGTAGCGATCCAGGTCAATAGGCCGAGCAGTGATTGCCGCATGATACAGGTATGAAATACAGGGCAGGGCGCATCTTTGGGTGTGCCCTGTTTTTTTGTTTTGCGGCTTTATGTGATCAAAATTCAATAATCTGTCGGGCGGGCCTTCTAGGCTGGAGGATACCTCTTGGTGACAGCCGGATTGCAGCTTTTTGTGCAGGTGAAAATTGCGCAAAAGCATACTTATAGCGGTTGTATAGGGTGTTTTCGCATTTGATGCTAAAATTTTTAAAAAAATGGCATTTTCAACTGTTTTTTACCGATAAA
The window above is part of the Thalassospira marina genome. Proteins encoded here:
- a CDS encoding acetoacetate--CoA ligase; protein product: MTDILWQPSPERIKNANVTRFREWLNNRNDLQLENFVDLYDWSVSDMETFWPAFIEYAGLKAEKWGDTVLENPHQMPGAKFFPEARLNFAENLLRRDDHSDALVFWGEDKVKTRLSWCDLNIAVSKFSQALRAQGVGKGDRVCGYMPNMPETVIAMLGTAAIGATWSSASPDFGVQGVEDRFGQIEPKVMITVDGYYYNGKSHDIREKVKDVVDRIPSIETVVIVKYAFDGENTTGIRGAVSYGDYTGRYDAEKIEFEQVEFNHPLYVMFSSGTTGKPKCIVHGTGGTLLKQVSEHLMHCDVAPGDRVFYFTTCGWMMWNWLMGGLAAEATLLLYDGSPFYPSGNILFDYADAEGMTLFGTSAKYIDALAKAELKPRETHDLSTVRAMTSTGSPLAPESFDYVYRDIKEDIHLASISGGTDILGCFVLASPVLPVRRGVIQTRALGVAVNVYDDEAKPVRNQKGELVCTAPFPSMPVGFWNDPDGQRYHDAYFDRFPNTWCHGDYVELDDDGGMVIYGRSDATLNPGGVRIGTAEIYRQVEMLPEIQESIVIGQEWDNDVRVVLFVVLTPGTTLDDALADRIRKQIRNNCTPRHVPAKIVAVDDIPRTKSGKITELAVRDVVHGRAVKNQEALANPEALDLYADLEILQS
- a CDS encoding amino acid ABC transporter substrate-binding protein; this translates as MKMKTILAAGAMSVAAIAANNAHAGAVLDGIKAKGFVQCGVNTGLPGFSAANAEGKWEGLDVDVCRAAAAALLGDAEKVQYTPMTAAQRFTALQSGEIDILSRNTTWTLTRDAKLGLTFGGVNYYDGQGFLVPKSLGVTHATELDGATVCVEPGTTTELNLADYFRAKGMSFEPVVIENINETTAAFFAGRCDVYTTDASGLASVRQTMAPNPDDYVILPEIISKEPLGPAVAQGDDQWADLVRWSLMAMIEAEELGVNSGNVDDMKKSENPGIQRLLGVSPGMGEALGVDEEWAYRIIKQVGNYGESYKANVTAKLGLERGLNALWTDGGLQYAIPVR
- the moaB gene encoding molybdenum cofactor biosynthesis protein B, with product MPGKIDPSLPFKPVNIAVLTVSDTRSFATDTSGDILVQRAEKAGHTVIDRKILPDEFDQLVAQLKAWSEDPSVDAIISTGGTGVTGRDVTTEAHQAVYEKEIPGFGELFRWLSYAKIGTSTIQSRAVAGVANGTYMFALPGSNGACKDAWDDILVYQLDFRHRPCNFVELMPRLLEK
- a CDS encoding amino acid ABC transporter permease, producing MSKTQQAPGGVRSKGLADYLNDENVRAVIYQIIAIGLVILAGWYLVSNTLDNLERQNISTGYGFLNLEASFGISESMIDYTPRSSYATALMVGLLNTVKVAFLGIVLCTIIGTIFGVARLSSNWIVRKLATVYVETFRNIPVLLQLFFWYAIIPGAFPAARNALQPLPDVLLTNRGMYIPVPVADNAYDFMGIAAILAFVVIYFVKKWAAKRLDATGQPFPIFWASVGILVGFVLIAYIAGGAPTEMDIPELKGFNIRGGYNISPEFMSVLIGLTIYTSTYVAEVVRSGIQAVPNGQWEAADSLGLKRSVSLRKIILPQSMRVAIPPLTNQYLNLTKNSSLAVAVGYPDLVSVSNTTMNQTGQAIEAISIYMAVYLGLSLITSLFMNWFNKKMALVER
- a CDS encoding sulfite exporter TauE/SafE family protein codes for the protein MDIISDPFFYVVAIPAVLIAGVSKSGFGGGLGVVSVPLIALAVSPQVAAAIMLPILCLMDLANVWAYRKNWDRRNMMILIPAALIGILVGSLSFNYLSEEAVKILIALIAIGFTLDRWLRRKSAGDQPKKAKWLPGTFWGAISGFTSFVAHSGGPPISVFLLPQRLDKTVFVGTTVMFFIVVNYVKLIPYWLLGQFNGANLETAAVLAPVAIAGTWLGLWAHDKINEVLFYRVCYVLLLVTGLKLLWDGLSHFGML